ACCATCTCCACGTCGGGCATCGTCCCGGGCATGCGGCGGCTGGCGGAGGAGGGGCTTCCAATCACGCTGGCGCTGTCGCTGCACGCCCCGACCGACGAGCTGCGCCGGCAGCTGATGCCCGTGGCCCGCATCTGGCCCCTCGCCGAGGTGCTCGCGGCGGCCCGGGAGTACGGCGAGAAGACCGGTCGGCGCGTCACCTACGAGTACATCCTCATCGAGGGCGTCAACGACGGCCCGGAGGAGGCGCGGCAGCTGGCCCGCCTCCTGAAAGGGGCCCTGGCGCACGTGAACCTCATTCCGATGAACCCGGTGGCGGAGCGGCCCCAGTACCGGCGGCCCGGTCCGGAGCGCGTCAACCGGTTCAAGGAGATCCTGGAGTCCAACGGCATTGCCACCACGGTGCGGCGGGAGATGGGCGGTGAGATCGACGCCGCCTGCGGCCAGCTGCGAAACCGTGCGCAGCGCAAGCATATGGGGAGATGAGATCACCGTGAGGCTGGTGTACGGCGAGCGGACCGATCCCGGCAGAGTGCGGCCGAGCAACCAGGACGCCTACCTGTTCGAGCCGCTGTCGGTACCGGGCGGCGGCGCCCTCCTGGCGGTGGCGGACGGCATGGGCGGCTACGACGGCGGCGAGGTCGCCTCGCGCCTCGCCATCCAGACGCTGCGCGCCTACGTGCCCCCCCGGGTGGAGGCGTGGGTGCGGGAGGGCTCCGTGGGCGAGGGGCTGGTCGAGGCGATCCATGAGGCGAACCACGCCATCCTGCAGGAGCAGATGGCCCGCGCGGAGCTGGCGCACATGGGCACGACGGTCACGGCGGTCGTCGTCATGGGGCCGCGCCTGTACGTCGGCCACGTGGGCGACAGCAAGGCGTTCCTCGTCGGTCCCCGGGAGGCCCGCCAGATCACCTCGGACCACAACGTGCCCGGGGAGCTGCTCCAGAGCGGCCACCTCACCCGGGAGGAGGCAGCCAACCATCCGCAGCGGCACGTGCTCACCCGCGCTCTGGGCGTCCGGCCGGACCTGCCGGTGGAGCAGCGGGAACTGGAGTGGGCCGTGGGCGATCTGCTGCTGCTTTGCACCGACGGCCTCTCCAACCTGGTCGCGCTGGAGGAGATCCGCGAAGCCGCACTCCGGCTCGAACCCGACGCCCTGGCAGAGTGGCTGGTCAACCTGGCCAACAGCCGCGGAGGCTACGACAACATCACTGTGCTTGCCGCCAGGTGGGAGGGATAACGGTCCTTGATCGGCACAATTCTCGGCAACCGCTACAGAATCGAGGAGCGCATCGGCGGCGGCGGCATGGCCGTGGTCTTCCGGGCCACGGACCTGCAACTGGGCCGGGAGGTCGCGGTGAAGACCCTCCGCGGCCAGTTCGGCGCGGACGACGAGTTCGTGCGCCGCTTCCGGCGCGAGGCGCACAACGCCGCCAGCCTTTCCCACCCCAACATCGTCCAGACCTACGACGTGGGGGAGGACGGCGGCGTCCACTACATCGTGATGGAACTGGTCACGGGCAAGACCCTGAAGGCGCTGATCCAGGAGCAGGGGCCGCTGCCGCCGGGCGACGCGGCGCGCATCGGCATCGCGATCGCCGACGCCCTGGCCCACGCCCACGCCCAGGGGATCGTACACCGGGACATCAAGCCCCACAACATCCTGCTGGGGCAGGACGGGCGGGTGAAGGTGGCCGACTTCGGCATCGCCCGGGCAGTCACCACCGACACCCTCACCCGCACCGGCTCGTGGATGGGCTCGGCCCACTACTTCAGCCCCGAGCAGGCCGACGGCCAGCCGGCGTCCGCCAAGTCGGACCTGTACTCGCTGGGCGTCGTCCTCTACGAGATGGTGACGGGCACCGTGCCCTTCCAGGGCGAGAGTCCGATCACCGTCGCTCTGAAGCACCTGAGGGAGCGGGTGGACCCGCCGTCGCACCTGAACCCAGAGGTGCCGGTGGAGCTGGACGAGATCATCCTGCGGGCGATGGAGAAGGAGCCCGAGGACCGCTTCGACAGCGCGGTGGAGATGCGGGACGCCCTGGCGGACTTCCTGCAGCTTCACCTGGAGGGCCGGACCCACATGCCGAGCGGGGACTTCCCCACGATGGACGTGCGGGCCGCCCGCGCCCGGTCGGCCGGCCAGCGGCGGGAGCGGGGACGGGCCAAGCGGCAGCGGGATCCCGAAACGGCCCGCAGGCGGGCCCGCATCCGGAACATCGTCATCGTCTCCGCCGTGGTGCTGGTGCTGCTGGGCGGCTTGGGGGCGGGCGGCTGGGCCCTGTGGAAGTTCCTGGACGTACCTGAGGTCCAGGTGCCGCCCATTGTCGG
The nucleotide sequence above comes from Symbiobacterium thermophilum IAM 14863. Encoded proteins:
- the pknB gene encoding Stk1 family PASTA domain-containing Ser/Thr kinase; amino-acid sequence: MIGTILGNRYRIEERIGGGGMAVVFRATDLQLGREVAVKTLRGQFGADDEFVRRFRREAHNAASLSHPNIVQTYDVGEDGGVHYIVMELVTGKTLKALIQEQGPLPPGDAARIGIAIADALAHAHAQGIVHRDIKPHNILLGQDGRVKVADFGIARAVTTDTLTRTGSWMGSAHYFSPEQADGQPASAKSDLYSLGVVLYEMVTGTVPFQGESPITVALKHLRERVDPPSHLNPEVPVELDEIILRAMEKEPEDRFDSAVEMRDALADFLQLHLEGRTHMPSGDFPTMDVRAARARSAGQRRERGRAKRQRDPETARRRARIRNIVIVSAVVLVLLGGLGAGGWALWKFLDVPEVQVPPIVGVHITQAEEMLAAAKLQRAIVSERHSDLEQLYIIEARPEPGSWVKEGAVIELVVSKGPEIVELPDVVGMNLDQARARLKSERFGVGEIKEQISNRPAGEVIAQAPPARTPLKVGSTVTLTVSLGPLKVPDVAGMALDDARKAITDAGLVPGSVTERPDAQPAGTVLATVPAEGSQVEPGQRVDLVVSSGPELLGTEFSKELIVPGPSTQKVRFQVVLIDQIDGAEEPRVLVDEELEGGQRVVVSDKFYGSDAYLIISVNGVEAGWVELP
- a CDS encoding Stp1/IreP family PP2C-type Ser/Thr phosphatase — translated: MRLVYGERTDPGRVRPSNQDAYLFEPLSVPGGGALLAVADGMGGYDGGEVASRLAIQTLRAYVPPRVEAWVREGSVGEGLVEAIHEANHAILQEQMARAELAHMGTTVTAVVVMGPRLYVGHVGDSKAFLVGPREARQITSDHNVPGELLQSGHLTREEAANHPQRHVLTRALGVRPDLPVEQRELEWAVGDLLLLCTDGLSNLVALEEIREAALRLEPDALAEWLVNLANSRGGYDNITVLAARWEG